The proteins below come from a single Synechococcus sp. WH 8101 genomic window:
- a CDS encoding HlyD family secretion protein, with protein sequence MKVRFNGEKELTPDRDNGLKVLYGPGKRTAYRLRWYLILLLVASPLVLVFTRLLLGVIHQEVPAQLSIPTQDLRAGVSGIVETLPVKVGDKVKAGQLLVQINNPDWRLRLKQLAPASLQRQDNLGRSAQAIARNTVQLQDQMVDLYKGLQREGGLSSAELLQSEVQLNSTKLSLLELQRRLRLETYQVEGDPIQNLRDEREREWLRGQIKRLNLRAEVNGRVAEVLVDPGDNVGPGTLLMRIERDEQPLLWVYLQPRQARSATPGQPVKVQMPDGSWLGATVVDQPDLARRLPPGLRPPGDDDRLALVVPMQFNQPLPTLWRVNQLPLKVHFPFRWQNFWPG encoded by the coding sequence ATGAAAGTGCGCTTCAACGGAGAGAAGGAACTGACCCCTGATCGGGACAACGGCCTGAAGGTGCTCTATGGGCCTGGAAAACGCACGGCCTATCGCCTGCGCTGGTATCTGATCCTCCTGCTGGTGGCATCCCCCCTGGTGCTGGTGTTCACACGATTGCTTCTGGGTGTGATCCACCAGGAGGTGCCCGCCCAGCTCTCGATTCCCACCCAAGACCTACGCGCTGGCGTGAGCGGCATTGTGGAAACCCTACCGGTGAAAGTCGGTGACAAGGTGAAAGCTGGCCAACTGCTCGTGCAGATCAACAACCCGGATTGGCGCCTGCGTTTGAAGCAACTGGCACCCGCATCCTTGCAACGCCAAGACAACCTCGGCCGTTCGGCCCAGGCGATCGCCCGCAACACTGTGCAGCTGCAAGACCAGATGGTGGATCTCTACAAGGGTCTGCAACGGGAAGGCGGGCTGAGCTCAGCGGAACTGTTGCAATCGGAAGTGCAGCTCAACAGCACCAAGTTGTCGCTCTTGGAGTTGCAACGACGACTACGCCTGGAGACGTATCAGGTGGAGGGTGATCCGATCCAGAATCTGCGAGACGAACGGGAACGGGAATGGCTTCGGGGCCAGATCAAACGTCTCAACCTTCGAGCCGAGGTCAATGGTCGCGTCGCGGAGGTGCTGGTGGATCCCGGCGACAACGTTGGCCCCGGAACGCTACTGATGCGGATTGAACGCGATGAGCAACCTCTGTTGTGGGTGTATTTGCAACCTCGCCAAGCGCGCTCGGCCACACCGGGGCAGCCTGTGAAGGTTCAGATGCCCGACGGCAGCTGGCTGGGAGCCACAGTGGTGGATCAACCCGATTTGGCGCGTCGGTTGCCGCCAGGGCTACGACCCCCAGGCGACGATGATCGCCTGGCCTTGGTGGTGCCGATGCAGTTCAACCAGCCCCTGCCAACGCTTTGGCGCGTGAACCAACTGCCCCTGAAGGTGCACTTTCCGTTTCGATGGCAGAATTTTTGGCCGGGCTGA
- a CDS encoding sensor domain-containing phosphodiesterase, protein MKVDSGTKAPDLPPKASNDMLDAPIPASERERLQELRSYGILDSASDPAFDDLSALARDIANVPIGIVSLVDENRQWFKSCLGLEAEETPRNISFCGHTILQRHPLIIENALADGRFADNPLVVEPPHIRFYGGFPLIATNGYALGSLCVIDTIPRCLSQQQVQSLQRLARVVVQLMEKRRSEELLAESQRRAVNQPSVGANTTSMFISAEQLRSMLNLMISLQERQCFALMQLQLKDLRRIAMAMGDRTANPLRRTLQARLTEVLPADASCCELNDYEWMILLPFANLEEPVKALATTITRALEQPVKINDQLFGSTVSIGIALFRDNYDDVSSLIADTALALRKASTQSSSGIRMIDLTTRLQAQDDLQIEVEMRHGLQIGALTKNESALVLHLQPFVALDNSQVVGFEALARWRRPDGTLLSPDRFLPAAATAGLLADLDQQMLRMVLEASDALHHADPDGPLTLSINLSDAVLSSDAAFERWLEQIASHPLPAGWTLQMELLETNLQLRPDQLLQKLQILKQSGVRLAIDDFGSGYSSLARLNRYPFDALKIDRSFIQRIDDPEQPSNRLLEVIQAMASALKLHTLAEGVETDAQAQWLRRHGIRAGQGYLFGRPVPLAVAVKERAARRRQAHQSWSI, encoded by the coding sequence ATGAAGGTGGATTCCGGGACGAAGGCTCCGGATTTGCCGCCAAAAGCCAGCAACGACATGCTCGATGCGCCAATCCCCGCTTCTGAGCGCGAGCGGCTCCAGGAGCTCCGCAGCTACGGCATTCTCGACAGCGCCTCGGATCCGGCCTTCGACGACCTGTCGGCACTGGCTCGAGACATCGCCAACGTCCCGATCGGCATTGTCAGCCTGGTCGATGAAAACCGTCAGTGGTTCAAGAGTTGCCTTGGGCTGGAGGCCGAGGAAACCCCTCGAAACATCTCCTTCTGCGGTCACACCATCCTGCAGCGCCATCCTTTGATCATCGAGAACGCCCTGGCCGATGGGCGCTTCGCCGATAACCCCCTGGTGGTGGAGCCACCGCACATCCGCTTCTATGGAGGCTTTCCCCTGATCGCCACCAATGGCTACGCCCTCGGCAGCCTGTGCGTGATCGACACGATTCCCCGCTGCCTAAGCCAACAGCAGGTCCAGTCGCTGCAGAGGCTGGCGCGCGTGGTCGTGCAGCTGATGGAGAAACGACGCAGCGAAGAACTGCTGGCCGAGTCTCAGCGCCGGGCCGTGAATCAACCCTCCGTGGGAGCCAACACCACCAGCATGTTCATCTCGGCGGAGCAACTGCGCTCCATGCTGAACCTGATGATCAGCCTGCAGGAGCGCCAGTGCTTTGCCCTGATGCAGCTCCAACTCAAGGATCTGCGACGTATCGCCATGGCGATGGGTGATCGCACGGCCAATCCGCTGCGTCGCACTCTCCAGGCGCGTCTGACTGAGGTGCTGCCAGCCGATGCGAGCTGCTGCGAGTTGAACGACTACGAATGGATGATCCTTTTGCCCTTTGCCAATCTTGAGGAACCGGTGAAAGCGCTGGCGACAACGATCACCCGCGCACTCGAACAACCGGTGAAGATAAATGATCAACTCTTTGGTTCCACAGTATCGATCGGCATTGCCCTCTTTCGCGACAACTACGACGATGTCTCTTCACTCATCGCCGACACAGCGCTGGCCCTGCGCAAAGCCTCAACCCAGAGCAGCAGCGGCATACGCATGATCGATCTCACCACCCGGCTGCAAGCCCAGGATGATCTGCAGATCGAGGTGGAGATGCGTCACGGTCTCCAGATCGGCGCGCTGACGAAGAACGAGAGCGCTCTGGTGCTGCATCTCCAACCATTCGTGGCGCTGGACAACAGCCAGGTTGTGGGCTTTGAGGCCCTGGCGCGCTGGCGCCGCCCCGATGGCACCCTGCTCTCCCCCGATCGCTTCTTGCCGGCCGCTGCAACGGCAGGTCTGCTGGCCGACCTGGATCAGCAGATGCTCCGCATGGTTCTGGAGGCTTCGGATGCGCTCCATCACGCCGACCCAGACGGCCCCCTCACCCTGAGCATCAACCTCTCCGATGCCGTGCTCAGCAGCGATGCCGCCTTTGAGCGATGGCTGGAGCAGATCGCCAGCCATCCCCTCCCGGCCGGCTGGACGCTGCAGATGGAATTGCTGGAAACGAATCTGCAATTGCGTCCTGATCAACTGCTTCAGAAGCTCCAGATCTTGAAGCAGAGCGGTGTGCGGCTGGCGATCGATGATTTCGGCAGCGGCTATTCCTCTCTCGCGCGCCTCAACCGCTACCCCTTTGATGCTCTGAAAATCGATCGATCGTTTATCCAGCGCATTGACGATCCCGAGCAACCCAGCAACCGACTGCTCGAGGTCATTCAGGCCATGGCGTCCGCCCTGAAGTTGCACACCCTGGCCGAAGGCGTGGAAACCGACGCGCAAGCGCAGTGGTTGCGGCGCCATGGAATCCGAGCCGGGCAGGGATACCTGTTCGGTCGTCCCGTGCCCCTGGCCGTTGCGGTCAAGGAACGGGCAGCACGACGGCGCCAAGCGCATCAAAGTTGGTCGATTTGA
- the alsS gene encoding acetolactate synthase AlsS has translation MNGAQALVKLLEQHGVTHVFGIPGAKVDSVFIALLDSPIELVLCRHEQNAAFMAQAFGRLTGTIGVCLATSGPGVTNLVTGLATATSEGDPVLAIGGEVPLDDRFKHTHQALDGVDVMRPVTKFAQSALNVHDLPEVFGNAVRAAESGRPGAAFLGLPKDVGLAELGELPAGPWGQPISIGSASATSVSHAAQLLNSCRKPIALLGMQASSPQHAESLQHFLQAAGIPYASTFQGPGQWVAPDHFVGRVGLFRNQPADKLLDAADGVLTIGFDAIEYDPSLWNSGNPRPLIAVDVVPPDQDRAFLPAAELIGDIGASLKALQAGLTVQVDPSFRSAATAHIAELHSTVAEGAQMGGSPVPPLRVVHDIQQVITPETILALDVGSHYIWMNRYVPAQHARQVMVSNGQQTLGVALPWAMAARLLYPDAPILSVSGDGGFLFTATELETARRIGSRFVHLIWNSSSYDMVEFQEQAHYGKVSGVKLGHYDVEKFAESFGCRGHHIDDADQLLPLIREGLQQDVPVLIDIPIDYSKNLRLMQDVYQDFIH, from the coding sequence ATGAATGGAGCTCAGGCCCTGGTGAAGCTGCTGGAGCAGCACGGCGTCACCCATGTCTTCGGCATCCCCGGCGCCAAGGTCGACAGTGTGTTCATTGCCCTGCTCGACTCGCCGATCGAGCTGGTGCTGTGCCGGCATGAACAGAACGCCGCCTTCATGGCCCAGGCCTTCGGGCGTCTGACGGGAACAATCGGCGTCTGTTTGGCCACCTCAGGCCCCGGCGTCACCAACCTGGTAACCGGGCTGGCCACCGCCACCTCCGAAGGCGATCCGGTGCTGGCGATCGGCGGAGAGGTGCCCCTCGATGACCGCTTCAAGCACACCCATCAGGCCCTCGATGGCGTCGATGTGATGCGACCGGTCACCAAATTCGCCCAGTCGGCCCTGAACGTGCACGATCTACCGGAGGTGTTCGGCAATGCGGTGCGCGCCGCCGAAAGTGGACGCCCCGGCGCCGCCTTTCTCGGCCTGCCCAAGGATGTGGGCCTCGCCGAACTCGGCGAGCTGCCGGCCGGACCCTGGGGCCAGCCGATCAGCATCGGCTCGGCCTCAGCCACCAGCGTCAGCCACGCCGCCCAGTTGCTCAACAGCTGCCGCAAACCGATCGCCCTGCTCGGCATGCAGGCCTCCTCCCCCCAACACGCCGAATCGCTCCAACACTTTCTCCAGGCCGCCGGCATTCCCTACGCCTCCACCTTCCAGGGGCCGGGCCAGTGGGTCGCGCCCGACCATTTCGTCGGCCGGGTCGGTCTGTTCCGCAACCAACCGGCCGACAAGCTTCTCGATGCCGCCGATGGCGTTCTCACCATCGGCTTCGATGCGATCGAATACGACCCCAGCCTCTGGAACAGCGGCAATCCACGGCCCCTGATCGCCGTCGATGTGGTGCCCCCCGATCAAGACCGGGCCTTTCTGCCAGCAGCGGAACTGATCGGTGACATCGGCGCCAGCCTCAAGGCCCTGCAGGCAGGACTCACCGTTCAGGTGGATCCCAGCTTCCGCAGCGCCGCCACGGCGCACATCGCTGAACTGCACAGCACCGTGGCCGAGGGAGCCCAGATGGGCGGCTCCCCCGTGCCGCCCCTGCGTGTGGTGCACGACATCCAGCAGGTGATCACCCCCGAGACGATCCTGGCGCTGGATGTGGGCTCCCACTACATCTGGATGAATCGCTACGTGCCGGCGCAACATGCCCGCCAGGTGATGGTGAGCAACGGCCAGCAGACCCTCGGGGTGGCCCTGCCCTGGGCGATGGCGGCGCGGTTGCTCTATCCCGATGCACCGATCCTTTCGGTGTCAGGCGATGGCGGTTTCCTTTTTACAGCCACCGAACTGGAGACGGCCAGGCGCATCGGTAGCCGCTTCGTGCATCTGATCTGGAACAGCAGCTCTTACGACATGGTCGAATTTCAGGAGCAGGCCCACTACGGCAAGGTATCGGGCGTGAAGCTCGGCCACTACGACGTGGAGAAGTTTGCCGAGTCCTTCGGCTGCCGCGGCCATCACATTGACGATGCCGACCAGCTCCTGCCCTTGATCCGGGAGGGGTTGCAACAGGACGTGCCGGTGCTGATCGACATCCCGATCGACTACTCCAAGAACCTGCGTCTGATGCAGGACGTCTACCAGGACTTCATTCACTGA
- the budA gene encoding acetolactate decarboxylase yields the protein MKTHPDLGHTLRLRLGEGLWQELLAESQRRGESPAHLARSLLSEALDLEHHTVYQVSTSGALVQGVYQGCVRVADLLRHGDFGLGTFADLDGEGILLDGTCWQARSDGSVHQAPADAEAPFWVTTHFRADRQETLSDVRSWEDLTTRLDTLRDNNNLFVGLRLEGQFERMHYRVACRAEPGTDLVSATSHQAEFQLENVSGTLVGFWTPSFARTINVPGYHLHLLSDDRQHGGHVLDLHCRELKVALHREDELHLALPETPDFLKADLSGDPAAALAVAESKHS from the coding sequence ATGAAGACCCATCCCGATCTCGGCCACACCCTGCGACTGCGCCTGGGCGAAGGCCTCTGGCAAGAACTGCTGGCCGAAAGTCAGCGGCGGGGCGAAAGCCCGGCCCATCTCGCTCGCAGCCTGCTCAGCGAGGCTCTCGATCTGGAGCATCACACCGTGTATCAGGTCTCGACTTCCGGGGCCCTGGTGCAGGGGGTGTATCAGGGCTGCGTGCGCGTCGCCGATCTGTTGCGCCATGGCGACTTCGGCCTCGGCACCTTCGCTGACCTCGATGGCGAGGGGATCTTGCTCGATGGCACCTGCTGGCAAGCCCGCAGTGATGGCAGCGTGCACCAAGCTCCCGCCGATGCCGAGGCGCCCTTCTGGGTCACCACCCACTTCCGGGCTGACCGGCAGGAGACCTTGTCCGATGTGCGCAGTTGGGAGGATCTCACCACACGCCTCGATACCCTGCGCGACAACAACAATCTGTTTGTGGGCCTGCGCCTGGAGGGCCAGTTCGAGCGCATGCATTACCGGGTGGCCTGCCGTGCTGAGCCGGGCACCGACCTGGTGAGCGCCACCTCCCATCAGGCCGAATTCCAACTTGAGAATGTGAGCGGCACCCTGGTGGGCTTCTGGACCCCGAGCTTTGCCCGCACCATCAACGTGCCGGGATACCACCTCCATCTGCTCAGCGATGACCGTCAACACGGGGGCCACGTGCTCGATCTGCACTGCCGCGAACTCAAGGTGGCCCTGCACCGCGAAGATGAACTCCATCTCGCCCTGCCGGAAACGCCCGACTTCCTGAAGGCCGACCTCAGTGGCGATCCCGCTGCCGCCCTGGCAGTGGCAGAAAGCAAACACAGCTGA
- a CDS encoding DUF4278 domain-containing protein codes for MNTLDLTRNRIQKAEALREAQRLMAKAYRGVEYIDAHHTAQKPKKPSELRYRGVRYSV; via the coding sequence ATGAACACCCTCGATCTCACCCGCAATCGCATCCAGAAAGCGGAAGCCCTGCGCGAAGCACAGCGCCTGATGGCGAAGGCCTACCGGGGCGTCGAATACATCGATGCCCATCACACGGCCCAGAAACCCAAAAAGCCCTCCGAACTCCGCTATCGCGGTGTTCGCTACAGCGTCTGA
- a CDS encoding DUF1830 domain-containing protein codes for MGDYLYTNSTPKMVVLKCIGENHFYLEKVILPSETYWFNAPEESRVEIWQMAINGQLLSVRADVNDFAANANASDAELAADAMASPFHQAVA; via the coding sequence ATGGGCGACTACCTCTACACCAACAGCACCCCGAAAATGGTGGTGCTGAAGTGTATCGGTGAAAACCACTTTTATCTGGAAAAGGTGATCCTGCCGTCGGAGACCTATTGGTTCAACGCACCGGAAGAATCGCGGGTGGAGATCTGGCAGATGGCGATTAATGGCCAACTGCTCAGCGTCCGCGCGGACGTGAATGACTTTGCCGCCAATGCCAATGCCAGTGATGCTGAGCTGGCGGCCGATGCGATGGCCTCTCCGTTCCATCAGGCCGTGGCTTGA
- a CDS encoding nuclear transport factor 2 family protein — translation MALHDSERLRALFTKPYGQPAPTEAQWRELYDENVHFQDPTQERQGIAAYIAAQDGLMQRCDDVFLAPGAIAIEGDTAFVEWEMGLKIKGIEFLYPGTSRLRFNAEGKVCDHRDYFDFVGPTFAPVPVVGGFVRWLYKRFVD, via the coding sequence ATGGCGTTGCATGATTCCGAGCGGTTGCGCGCGCTCTTCACCAAGCCCTACGGCCAGCCGGCGCCCACGGAGGCCCAGTGGCGTGAGCTTTACGACGAGAACGTGCATTTTCAGGATCCCACCCAGGAGCGGCAGGGCATCGCCGCCTACATCGCCGCCCAGGACGGGCTGATGCAGCGCTGCGATGACGTGTTTCTGGCGCCAGGGGCCATCGCGATCGAGGGCGACACCGCCTTTGTGGAGTGGGAGATGGGTCTGAAGATCAAGGGCATCGAGTTCCTCTATCCCGGCACGAGCCGCCTGCGCTTCAACGCGGAGGGCAAGGTGTGCGATCACCGCGACTACTTCGATTTCGTGGGGCCCACCTTTGCGCCGGTGCCCGTGGTGGGTGGTTTTGTGCGCTGGCTTTACAAACGCTTTGTGGATTGA